Proteins found in one Oncorhynchus mykiss isolate Arlee chromosome 17, USDA_OmykA_1.1, whole genome shotgun sequence genomic segment:
- the LOC110495067 gene encoding beta-1,4-mannosyl-glycoprotein 4-beta-N-acetylglucosaminyltransferase-like, whose protein sequence is MKMRRHRVFLLCTVGLCVISFLHYYKALHYVSLLKELSAPYPNIKSFIMVTGFFWREGGATPLTSAASSSDFAASQEEGPPPALRPSDTKPRIVGAIGPGGGGGGGVEMRLREEPAAPQPWGQPEEEPRHRDMNPNEEREGEDLHFKPWYPSHPAHPVRPYAPEERASAGIDDQVVPSKAPSPDPLETLGDIHTRTHQLQDDPTSYFVRTKAGALCFRQGTEVATPRDDAARPGGPTVTGTGVGSRAGSPGQRKPLVVLNQSHQQPLHPSSSGTSMPPKAKSRGRGGKRLVKCVCRPGWHGPYCGVPTMVYHSNLPTKERLTPRERPRRVINAINVNHEFDLLHVRFHELAQAVDLFLVCESNFTAYGERRPLRFLRLLLNGTYDYVRHKILYVFLDHFPDGGRQDGWIADDYLRTYLTRDGMARVTGSRPDDIFVINDADEIPAREGLLFLKLFDGWTEPFAIHMRKSLYGFFWKQLGSLEVVSGCTVGMLRDVYDADGIRLRRREYYTMPGFRKYENDTGHILVQWAVGSPFHFAGWHCSWCFSPEGIYFKLISAQNGDFPRWGDYEDKRDLNYIRDLIRTGGWFDGSVQEYPPSDPKEHMYAPKYMLENYEKYLYLLENPYVKHDKIIEG, encoded by the exons ATGAAAATGCGACGTCACAGAGTGTTCTTGCTGTGCACAGTGGGCCTGTGTGTCATCTCCTTCCTCCACTATTACAAG GCCCTACACTACGTATCCCTGCTCAAGGAGCTGTCGGCCCCGTACCCCAACATCAAGTCCTTCATCATGGTGACAGGCTTCttctggagggaggggggggccaCACCGTTAACGTCGGCTGCCTCGTCGTCTGACTTCGCCGCCTCGCAGGAGGAAGGACCCCCGCCCGCCCTCAG GCCCTCGGACACCAAGCCCCGGATAGTAGGGGCTATTGGCcctgggggtggaggaggaggtggggtggAGATGAGGCTGAGAGAGGAACCTGCTGCGCCCCAACCATGGGGTCAACCAGAGGAGGAGCCCAGACACAGGGACATGAATCCCAACGAG GAGCGTGAAGGTGAGGACCTCCACTTCAAGCCCTGGTACCCCAGCCACCCAGCCCACCCTGTCAGACCTTACGCCCCAGAGGAAAGGGCCTCGGCTGGGATCGATGACCAGGTGGTGCCCTCCAAGGCTCCATCCCCGGACCCCTTAGAAACCCTGGGCGACATCCACACCCGCACCCACCAGCTCCAGGACGACCCCACCTCCTACTTCGTCCGCACTAAAGCCGGAGCCCTCTGCTTCCGCCAGGGGACGGAGGTCGCCACCCCCAGGGATGACGCGGCACGACCCGGGGGGCCTACTGTGACTGGTACTGGGGTAGGATCTCGAGCAGGCTCCCCTGGGCAACGTAAGCCCCTGGTGGTCCTGAACCAATCCCACCAACAACCACTCCATCCGTCGTCCTCCGGCACCTCCATGCCTCCCAAGGCCAAATCAAGAGGACGAGGAGGCAAACGACTGGTAAAATGTGTGTGTCGGCCGGGGTGGCACGGGCCCTACTGTGGGGTACCTACCATGGTCTACCACTCTAACCTGCCCACTAAGGAGAGACTGACGCCCAGAGAGAGACCCAGGAGGGTGATCAATGCCATCAACGTGAACCATGAGTTTGATCTTCTCCACGTGAGGTTCCACGAGTTGGCCCAGGCTGTGGATCTGTTCCTGGTGTGTGAGTCTAACTTCACCGCCTACGGAGAGAGACGACCACTACG GTTCCTGCGTCTCCTCCTGAACGGAACCTATGACTACGTGCGCCACAAAATCCTCTACGTTTTCCTAGACCACTTTCCCGACGGCGGGCGCCAGGACGGCTGGATCGCAGATGATTACCTCCGTACCTACCTGACCCGCGACGGCATGGCCAGGGTGACTGGATCACGCCCCGACGACATCTTCGTCATCAACGATGCCGACGAGATCCCCGCCCGCGAGGGACTTCTTTTCCTCAAGCTGTTCGACGGGTGGACGGAACCGTTCGCCATCCACATGAGGAAGTCGCTCTACGGGTTCTTCtggaagcag CTGGGGTCGTTGGAGGTCGTGTCGGGGTGCACGGTCGGAATGCTCCGAGACGTCTATGATGCCGATGGGATACGTCTCCGGCGCCGGGAATACTACACCATGCCCGGTTTCAGGAAGTACGAGAACGACACGGGTCACATCCTGGTCCAGTGGGCCGTTGGAAGCCCCTTCCACTTTGCTGGGTGGCACTGTTCTTGGTGCTTTAGCCCTGAGGGCATCTATTTTAAACTGATCTCGGCCCAGAACGGAGACTTCCCGCGTTGGGGCGACTACGAGGACAAACGGGATCTGAATTATATCCGGGACCTGATCCGGACGGGGGGTTGGTTCGATGGATCGGTGCAGGAGTACCCCCCCTCGGACCCCAAAGAGCACATGTACGCCCCAAAGTATATGTTGGAGAATTATGAGAAGTACCTGTACCTTCTGGAGAACCCGTATGTCAAACATGATAAAATTATTGAGGGGTAA